The region CAGAGAACAAACTCACCAGCTCAAAGCATAACTAGAGAAGAACAGTTGCAAAATAGAAAGGATAATCGGGAAAATAATTGCCAGTATAATCCCAGCAGCATGGAAAAGCAGTCCTGGAAAGTAAACAGGTTCTGAGTATTATCGACAAAATCTTCAATGTGCATGTCTTGTGTCTATTAACTTATCAATGTGGAGGTGGTGTGGGGTATCAAAGCATGGAGATTcagaagaaaaaattcaaataataatcaGCAGTAGAGAATCAACCTTTCACAAAATCATAGAAGATTGCAAAACATGAACGTGACCTAGAATCCCAAAAATGCAAAAGGAATGGCATTACAAAAAAGATGGCGATGGGAATACTATGGAGTACCACAGCTACCCTTCTTGAAtagaaaatctgaaaaaaaaaacattatagataAAAGGACGATGTTATGCATTACTCAAGGTCATAAAAGGTCATATAGTGAGTCATAAATGtgttaaaatttaagaaagaatAATGAAACATCGGATAGAGAAGATGTCATAAATTTTGCAGCGTACAAGGAACCATGATAAGTAATCAAAGAAAACAGCCCTCTCATCCTCGTAGCCATTGGTTGTGGCTTTAGATTCTCTTTCTCGAGCACTTTGTAGCTTGGAAGAATTTGTGAAGGCTTTGAGAATGCTAAGCAAATTGTCTCCACGAGCTTGAATGCTCCCAGGTCTGGCATGAGTACATTCAAATGTATCAGAGGACACACTCAAGAATAAAGCGACAAAAGAATTCCAatgaagtatatatatatataccaaaaTGTAAAGCATACAGTAATTTGTCCAATGTATCATAGGATGTATGGTAGTAATAACCACCAAGAAGAAAGATGATATCAAGGCTTGGAATGTTCCCATGATCTTGGGAAAATATTCTGTAATCTGTATCTCCAGGAATCACAGGAAAGATGTCCTACATAGAGAAATAGATCATTTAGAACTGAAATAATTAAATGCAAAGAGAGGACATGCACAGCAGATGGGTATTGGAATAAACCGCACGTATATGTTAGGAGAATTTTAAAGTGGCCCAGGTGAATATGAAACAAAATCatgcaaaaaatatttgtttctttgtttcctTACAAGTaaccacaaaataaaatactcaTCAGAATGTTTTgaagttaaatttaaaaaacaagaaaaagaaaagaaaacctgcGCAGCACTATGTGCCATGGGATATACTGCAGACTCTGCATAGACTTGAGAAGGCCAAGACCCGGGTCCAGATTGGCAGACTAAATCTGTTAATACAACAGTATTCACATTAGCATAGAGCAGCAGGACCATTACACAGAACTCTGAATCATTAAGAAAAGTCAAAAACTTATGTTCCCAActaccaacaaataaaattttaattcatttcttatattttcatatctgGCAGTTTTGGGAGTGATGTTGAGAACATGGTACATTTATTCTGATATAATGTGAATGTATGTTGAGCTAACTTTAAGAGGCTGCCCCCTGGATCAATCATGATATAGGAAAGAAGTTGTATGTTCTGCAGATCACAGGCTGCTTTCTGTTTTCTGCTCTAAATCCAGTTCCCTTTTCCCCAAATCATTGAGTCAATGTTCCATATGCATTCTAAAAAGGTTGAGAAAAGTAACATTGGAATTGGATCATATCCTACCAGGACCAGCAGTCCCGGATGCTTCCACATTTATAGAAGCTCCAACTGAATCACGCCATTTATGTGTCGTCATGAAGCCATGTGAACCCTGAGACATCATAATCAACCAAACGCTTTTAAGATTATAGTGAGAGaagttaaatagaaaataacttGATAAATAATGGTCCAGTAAATGTGTTTTGACTGCAAGGAATTTGTTGCGGTTGTCCAACAAAGTAGGAAAAAGAAAGCTGCATTCAGTATGTTCAGAAATATGACTTGTCCATGATGGAAATGTCAACACAACAAacgttatttttttaacaaaagtactcaaataataatattgcttACAAACGGATACTATACCAGCATAAAAAGTTCTTCTGcgccattaaaaagaaaaataattggcCGGGGGGGGATCCAGCCAGATTCTACCGTAACTCTAGCTAATTCCAGCATTGATGCTGcaaaacaatgaaaacatgTAAACTAACGTCTTTAAGGCAGTCCAAGTGGTTACGAGATACAATGTACTCACCAACACATGAACCACAATCACCAGCTCCTGGTGAACCAAGAGGACTATCAAAATGGCCATTAATTAACACAGATGGGTCAGTTTCTTGCAAATCAGCTGATGATATCCTGTTATCAAGTAGAAGTTAGTCCAAATGTTGTTTTCCAAAAATCTAAGATAAAAATACActctttattatcaaataaggCATACATTATAACCAATTATAATACTGCACATGCAAGATAAAAGCGCAAAGCATATGACACAATCTACTATCATTGTTCTCCTCATCCAATAAGGCACCATTTCCTTATTAGTCGTTTCCTATACATCACTTAGAGCTTCCCTCTAAAATGTAATGCAATacctttcttaatattttttccaaggTAAAAAAGAAATGGTTCAGCATTTTCCCTTTCCCTTCACAGGATTCAACTTCCTAGCTTTTGTTCTAGCAGTGAACAATAAAGTTTCATACGACACTTCAGAatgcaattaaaatttcatgtGCTGAATAGCTTATATGTAACAAGTCCAGAGGCCACAATTTTTCGACGAAGTTGCGAAGTCCAGTCCTTTCAAAATGGAAGACACATTCTTCTTGGAGGATGTATCCCACCTCCAAGTGAAATCTCCGATCATGCTTTCAGGGGAGTTCCATCTAAAAATAGTGGTCCCAGTAAGCAAGGGAAAAAACACATCCCATTCCTCGATGGTTCTAGCACGAATCGGACGTCAGCACATGAACACAAACTTGAACAGGCAATACCATTTGAGCAAGGAGTAAGGAAATTACCTGGCAACAATATTTATATGGTCTCTATAAGCAAAAGATATGCCGTGGCCtagaaatatcatattgaaGGAACCATTAACAGTGGTCTCCTCAACCTCAATcctgcaaataaataaaaattaaataaagtaaaaaccaaaatcataactaaattaaaaattatcacttAAACGGTCGACCATACCACCAGCATTACTGAAGAGAGAATAACAACCTGATATTGGATTCAGCTCTCTCCTTCAGCATTTCTAACTGCTCTTTAATATACGCCGCGGCTTTTCTTAATCCAGGACGCCcttccttttaatttatcaacATTAAAAgccaatgaataaataaataagaaaattgaaaactcCGTAACAAAACAAGAGGGACATGCAAGCACATAAATGAGGGCGGGACTGACTTGACGATCGTCTGTGGTTAGAACTGCAACATGGTGGATGGCTCTGGCCTCGGAGAAGCGATCGAGAGGGGCGTCGATCGAGAGGGGCGTAATGAATTTCATGTGAAGTACGGAGTGAACAAGAAGCGATATGATAACGTACATAATCGCTAGAAAGAAGATGAATTTGAATCCAGATACGTCTCTTGAGCTCAGCCTCGACGCCATTTCTGggtctctgttttttcttttttcctttcaatttccaaGATTGGAACGGGAAATATTATATAGTATGTTGGAGGGAGAGTAGAAGAAATTTTCAGCTCAGAAGAGTGCGGGCGCTGAGTTTTGTATCGGTGCATCAAGTGCCAGTCGATTTTAAAGAACTCCCTCTCCTCTCCCTCCAGTTCACGCTTGGGTGGGTGGGCTCCTTCTTCTGAGCCGAAGCTAAGCTTGTCTAGTTTGTTTGGGCCTTAATAAGTAAATGGACTCCAAACGGAGGTATCTCCTGCTACCTTTCCTTAAAGCTTGATATGCAAATTGCAAGTTGCTTCCCTTTCGTTCACCTTAGAGCCAAAACCCAAAGTACATGTTGCAAGCTTGCAACCACACTACCAGGGAGCGCAAAGGCTTTACAGTGAGGCCTGGACATTCTGATTGTAAGTATGTGAGAATTTCTCGCACAATGCCTCATAtgcatgttgatttttttctaataaattagtatatattaattattatgatGACATGTGTCTACACAACATGGCAGGCACTCCAAAAGGTACAATTGATGTGGGTTTAGCCACGTAATGAGTTttgttattgaaaaaacatctcCTGAGATGAAATGAGACTTGTATGCTATACAGGCGACCCATTGTATAAAGTGGTGACAATGATCCTCGTTTCTTAACTAATATAGGATAGTGATAATATCGTAACCTCTCAGGCGAGGGTTTAGATAGCACAACATGATTGGCGTTTCAACAGATGACGCCAATAATGATGTTTGTCCATATCTACACAAAATGAGGTCTCAATAAGTATTATCCTAGTTTCCACATATTAGGTtctgttattgaaaataaatcttttattgaGATAGGTGACCCTTATGCTATATAAGTGTCTAAAGCCTTTACATCTTAGTTGGTGTGAGATAATGACATCACCATAACTCCCTAAACAAGAGGCATGGGTGGTGCATAATGGTTGGCATTTTCACATTAAACGTCAGTAATGATATGTGTTCACATTCACACATAGTAAGCTTCCCGAGAGATATTTTCTCAGTTGACATAGACTCATCCACGTAGtggtttttattattgaaaaaacatcttTTGAGGAGAGAGGCAAGACTCTCATCCTTTAACAAATATAAGACAATGACAACATCATAATCCCTTAAAGGAGGAACTTGGATAGCGCAACATGGCTGACTTCTCCACTGACAACATCACTGATAATGTACACTCATATTCATACATGACCAACCCCTGAAAAAGTATTGTACCATCCAACATGGGTCTAGACACGTAATGAGTTTTGTCTTTAAAAA is a window of Populus nigra chromosome 10, ddPopNigr1.1, whole genome shotgun sequence DNA encoding:
- the LOC133704666 gene encoding uncharacterized protein LOC133704666 translates to MASRLSSRDVSGFKFIFFLAIMYVIISLLVHSVLHMKFITPLSIDAPLDRFSEARAIHHVAVLTTDDRQEGRPGLRKAAAYIKEQLEMLKERAESNIRIEVEETTVNGSFNMIFLGHGISFAYRDHINIVARISSADLQETDPSVLINGHFDSPLGSPGAGDCGSCVASMLELARVTVESGWIPPRPIIFLFNGAEELFMLGSHGFMTTHKWRDSVGASINVEASGTAGPDLVCQSGPGSWPSQVYAESAVYPMAHSAAQDIFPVIPGDTDYRIFSQDHGNIPSLDIIFLLGGYYYHTSYDTLDKLLPGSIQARGDNLLSILKAFTNSSKLQSARERESKATTNGYEDERAVFFDYLSWFLIFYSRRVAVVLHSIPIAIFFVMPFLLHFWDSRSRSCFAIFYDFVKGLLFHAAGIILAIIFPIILSILQLFFSSYALSWFAHPYLAFLMFIPCSLVGLLIPRTVWGCFPLSQDVSVIKKSEEALAEEARFWGAFGFYACLTSAYLVAGLSGGFLTFSVSASMLPAWILFSLSIKSSDHQSLRSAIFYVIPLIPCLAYSVYFGGFLTQFLIEKMGMMGAVPPPYGYYVPDVVVAASVGVVTGWCVGPLIPVCSHWLARSSILQLLSHISVLALALSSQFFPYSNAAPKRVVFQHTLVTTGVNRIVDSSYEFSVVDSNSLLFLFKYAPEVAKELHIGQELSFETAIMSHRETWMGIFPVPFLFSQSLKFPARSDGILKRYRYFPHISNYKPHTVSSDKSRRVHLEFYLGDLEEVWVAVLNITGPLSSWSFADNMLSVPETVDGGPPSYILRLSGNSQRNWTFWLEASSSDDLRVEVAVVDQVLDDEARRLKGLFPEWADVIAYSSFMSSYIF